A section of the Triticum aestivum cultivar Chinese Spring unplaced genomic scaffold, IWGSC CS RefSeq v2.1 scaffold11157, whole genome shotgun sequence genome encodes:
- the LOC123172638 gene encoding germin-like protein 9-3, with product MASMNLYSLALLVVALVSAPMAAVAGDPDILTDFIPPTSMIGMPMNITGDYFTYTAFGPVPLPLPTFSLTKASMAEFPALNGQSVSYARLVFPPGTVNPTHTHPRASELLLVLDGALSVGFVDTAGKLYTKDLVTGDMFIFPKGLVHYQYNQGTTIAVALSAFGSANAGTVSVPVTVFGTGVDDAVLAKSFKTDVPTIQKLKAALTPPKK from the coding sequence ATGGCGTCCATGAACCTGTACTCCTTGGCGCTGCTGGTGGTTGCCCTGGTGTCGGCGCCGATGGCCGCCGTGGCCGGTGACCCGGacatcctcaccgacttcatcCCGCCAACGTCGATGATCGGCATGCCCATGAACATCACCGGCGACTACTTCACCTACACCGCTTTCGGCCCCGTGCCATTGCCGCTGCCGACCTTCTCGCTGACCAAGGCCTCCATGGCGGAGTTCCCCGCGCTCAACGGGCAGAGCGTGTCGTACGCCAGGCTCGTGTTCCCGCCGGGCACCGTGAACCCGACCCACACCCACCCGCGCGCCTCCGAGCTGCTGCTCGTCCTCGACGGTGCCCTCTCCGTCGGCTTCGTCGACACCGCCGGCAAGCTCTACACCAAGGACCTCGTCACCGGCGACATGTTCATCTTCCCCAAGGGCCTCGTGCACTACCAGTACAACCAGGGGACAACGATCGCCGTGGCGCTCTCGGCATTCGGCAGCGCCAACGCCGGCACCGTGTCCGTTCCTGTCACCGTGTTCGGCACCGGTGTTGATGACGCCGTGCTCGCCAAGTCGTTCAAGACCGACGTGCCCACCATCCAGAAGCTCAAGGCGGCGCTCACCCCACCCAAGAAATAA
- the LOC123172647 gene encoding germin-like protein 9-3 gives MASMNFYSMVLVAIALVSAPLAAVAGDPDILTDFVVPTSLIGIPINITGDYFTYTSFRPVPLPTATFTLSKASMAEFPALNGQSVSYAKLRFPPGTVNPTHTHPRAAELLFLLEGTLSVGFIDTAGKLYTKDLVAGNMFVFPKGLVHYQSNQGSRPAMALSAFGSAAAGTVSVPVTVFGTEVDDVVLAKSFKTDVPTVQKLKAALTPPPKK, from the coding sequence ATGGCGTCCATGAACTTCTACTCCATGGTGCTGGTGGCCATTGCCCTGGTGTCAGCACCGCTGGCCGCTGTGGCCGGCGACCCGGACATCCTCACTGATTTCGTCGTGCCCACATCGCTGATCGGCATTCCCATCAACATCACCGGCGACTACTTCACCTACACCAGCTTCCGCCCCGTGCCACTGCCGACGGCGACCTTCACGCTGTCCAAGGCCTCCATGGCAGAATTCCCGGCTCTCAACGGGCAGAGCGTCTCGTACGCCAAGCTCAGGTTCCCGCCGGGCACCGTGAACCCGACGCACACCCACCCCCGGGCTGCCGAGCTGCTCTTCCTCCTCGAGGGCACGCTCTCTGTTGGCTTCATTGACACCGCCGGCAAGCTCTACACCAAGGACCTTGTCGCTGGCAACATGTTCGTGTTCCCCAAGGGCCTGGTGCACTACCAGTCCAACCAGGGGTCTCGGCCCGCGATGGCGCTCTCCGCGTTCGGCAGCGCTGCCGCGGGGACCGTGTCCGTGCCCGTCACCGTGTTCGGCACCGAAGTGGACGATGTTGTGCTCGCCAAGTCATTCAAGACTGACGTGCCCACAGTGCAGAAGCTCAAGGCGGCGCTCACTCCGCCACCGAAGAAATAA
- the LOC123172652 gene encoding uncharacterized protein: MAGHHSPSAASALREKDTLVRCLVGSGPGGGAHAGTFGAVRDFLIQFRDQGIPWVRIYESTPAWQQQSGGLLIQDWDGDAAAEGAKVFFTLITTRRGGAINRRALGGGTWTSKAAPRVGDEVAVSTLYFKRGGSSGRLFTALEIHLRNEPQVAICLLHPTNYLYSIRDLRLYIDQGWFPGGTQANLGAEQYQDPDVPGFVSGSRADYTTILFSSSETIYDQQSIHSSGAALPPHDASLDAISHHLFSENNSTPEFGGQYSHADEISILNEYYNTLMGTNSNSGLHALSAAFSS, encoded by the exons ATGGCAGGGCACCACAGCCCCTCGGCGGCCTCGGCACTGCGTGAAAAAGACACGCTGGTGAGGTGTCTCGTGGGATCAGGTCCCGGCGGCGGCGCTCATGCCGGGACCTTCGGCGCTGTGCGGGACTTCCTCATCCAGTTCCGCGACCAAGGAATCCCCTGGGTCCGCATCTACGAGTCAACCCCGGCTTGGCAGCAGCAAT CCGGCGGGCTGCTGATCCAGGATTGGGACGGAGACGCCGCGGCGGAGGGAGCCAAGGTGTTCTTCACGCTCATCACCACAAGGAGGGGCGGCGCCATTAACAGGAGGGCACTGGGAGGCGGGACGTGGACAAGCAAGGCCGCGCCCAGGGTAGGGGACGAGGTCGCCGTCAGCACACTGTACTTCAAACGGGGCGGGTCCAGCGGCAGATTATTCACCGCCTTGGAGATCCATCTCAGAAACGAG cCCCAAGTTGCTATCTGCCTGCTGCATCCGACTAACTATCTGTATAGCATTCGGGATTTGAGGCTCTACATCGACCAG GGATGGTTCCCGGGAGGAACTCAAGCAAACCTGGGCGCGGAGCAATATCAAG ATCCTGATGTTCCTGGATTCGTGAGTGGTTCACGTGCTGATTACACCACTATTCTGTTTTCTAGCAGTGAG ACTATTTACGACCAGCAATCGATTCATTCCTCCGGGGCTGCTCTGCCACCTCATGATGCATCTCTGGATGCTATTTCTCACCACCTGTTTTCAGAAAACAACTCAACGCCAGAG TTTGGTGGACAGTATTCTCATGCTGATGAAATATCAATCCTTAATGAATACTACAATACCTTGATGGGGACCAACTCCAACTCAGGATTGCATG CCTTATCCGCAGCATTCTCAAGTTGA
- the LOC123172651 gene encoding 40S ribosomal protein S25-2, producing MAPKKEKAPAASSKPAKSGGGKQKKKKWSKGKQKEKVNNAVLFDQATYDKLLTEVPKYKQITPSVLSERLRINGSLARRAIKDLMERGLIRMVSIHSSQQIFTRATNT from the exons ATG GCACCGAAGAAGGAGAAGGCGCCGGCGGCGTCGTCGAAGCCGGCCAAGTCGGGCGGcgggaagcagaagaagaagaagtggagcAAGGGCAAGCAAAAGGAGAAGGTGAACAACGCGGTGCTCTTCGACCAGGCCACCTACGACAAGCTGCTCACCGAGGTGCCCAAGTACAAGCAGATCACGCCCTCCGTCCTCTCCGAGCGACTCAGG ATCAACGGGTCGCTGGCTCGCAGGGCCATCAAGGACCTGATGGAGAGGGGGCTCATCAGGATGGTGTCGATCCACTCCAGCCAGCAGATCTTCACCAGGGCCACAAACACCTGA
- the LOC123172649 gene encoding F-box protein At5g18160-like, translating to MPDKRGATLLEDLPRELIDKILVRLTPKDVGRCRAVRTSWRDATSTSEFMLEHHRSQRSLPIINGQGRPATFVVFHDVGAKASSQEIWPCLPGAKQHLENSIQVACDGFLIIYRRSRFYICNPLIRMHAVLPQPQVGKAGNNVIGFYRHHPTGEYRVLWVSRSHIFSLYVLTVGSAEPRHVIVRIPTTSRRCVGHASVEHMLLNGLRYLPHCPPPIDHHGSLHWCPYSTNEITGDRRDIIVFDTEVESFRWMHGPAQPYSNRRLFKMKETLAFWGSSTPRFTAMDVWVMLDYDAEIWSFKYQIDVSTVEASRQLYLTSFKKKMKTPLHSTVQWFNDMVVLKEHELLIRFNSKYVLRLDIDGKFLGMVNIGKSQYRMLLTQHRLKHNITPIMFRETQEEDKESPFSAGLV from the coding sequence ATGCCGGACAAAAGAGGGGCAACACTCCTCGAGGATTTGCCTAGGGAGCTCATCGACAAGATACTCGTCCGGCTAACACCCAAGGACGTTGGTCGTTGTCGTGCCGTCAGAACATCCTGGCGTGATGCCACCTCCACGAGTGAATTTATGCTTGAACACCACCGCTCGCAGCGGTCACTCCCCATAATCAATGGGCAGGGGCGGCCAGCCACTTTCGTTGTCTTCCACGATGTGGGCGCCAAAGCTTCCAGTCAAGAAATCTGGCCATGTCTTCCGGGTGCCAAACAACATTTAGAGAATAGCATCCAAGTCGCATGTGATGGCTTCCTCATCATCTACCGGAGATCTCGATTCTACATTTGCAACCCGCTCATCCGCATGCATGCTGTCCTACCACAGCCTCAAGTTGGGAAAGCCGGCAACAACGTAATTGGTTTCTACCGGCACCATCCTACTGGAGAATACAGGGTGCTCTGGGTCTCACGGTCACATATATTCAGCTTATATGTCCTCACAGTGGGATCCGCCGAGCCGAGGCACGTCATAGTCAGAATACCAACTACATCAAGACGTTGTGTGGGACATGCTTCCGTGGAACATATGCTACTGAATGGGTTGCGTTATTTGCCTCATTGTCCACCACCAATAGACCACCATGGCAGCCTGCATTGGTGTCCTTATTCCACCAATGAAATTACGGGAGACAGGAGAGACATTATTGTGTTTGACACAGAAGTTGAGTCATTCCGGTGGATGCATGGTCCTGCCCAGCCGTACTCTAATAGGAGGTTATTCAAAATGAAGGAGACACTGGCTTTTTGGGGCAGCTCGACTCCTCGTTTCACTGCTATGGATGTTTGGGTGATGCTGGATTATGACGCTGAAATATGGTCTTTCAAGTATCAGATTGATGTGTCAACAGTGGAGGCATCACGGCAACTTTATTTAACTTCtttcaaaaagaaaatgaaaacaccACTTCATTCAACAGTGCAATGGTTCAATGATATGGTTGTCCTCAAAGAGCATGAGCTGCTGATCAGGTTTAATTCAAAATATGTGCTGCGTCTCGACATTGATGGCAAGTTCTTAGGTATGGtgaacataggaaagagtcaatatcgCATGTTGCTCACTCAACACCGCCTCAAACATAACATTACACCAATTATGTTCCGTGAGACACAAGAAGAAGACAAGGAGTCTCCATTCTCAGCAGGGCTTGTGTAA